The Methylobacterium currus genome contains a region encoding:
- a CDS encoding hybrid sensor histidine kinase/response regulator has product MTTGLTGAPEAPIAGTEPGQNRSLRARVLRVAEDPLRVPSTCGDADPGAGSAQLPSGGRWLQSRGARPAKRAGVAGPVPKAVELKAVEPMSVEPVAPEPAPAECAPAAPSPAPSRPARSLATRLGRVVLGAVIVALAAGTALGAWSEVNRYAADTRRALTGLASVFAAAAAGAAAADDTAGAHAALRAIARQTGIVYAGLTRPDGTALAEQGTGLRLADDLDLDEEGLTPLALILARTVKVSVPVVENARIVGRVTLIADTADLVGRLFDVVRNALMGAALALAVGFAVAWRLGRTLTRPLTALARTMDAVRENHDYARRAVLPPGAESDDEVGRLATSFNDLIDAVRERDHRLVEHQGRLEQEVSDRTHDLSEAKEAAEAANSAKSSFLATMSHEIRTPMNGMLVMAELLAAAELPARQRRYAEVIARSGQSLLAIINDILDFAKVEAGKLTLERITLDPAEVADTVVTLFGERARAKGLDLAAVVAPDVPRAIEGDPVRLGQILGNFVNNALKFTETGHVLVRFETRAGGATLRLSVSDTGIGIPAETLPTIFSAFSQADGSTTRRFGGTGLGLSIAERLVDAMGGRIGVESEVGRGSTFWAEIPLDRLAPAEPLMRVGGIVPAVVVAVSGPATHLVLTEGLAAAGFAPGETGEGAHHLVEAGELARAGRRPAGAGRVLAIAPMGEPSGAAVLSSGLADALLRWPLAQGEWRPALAALATGGTFAGIGAEAGPVASLPRFPAARVLVADDNPVNREVAVEALGRLGVTRVVTVEDGFGALEAAREGGFDLILMDGSMPGLDGFDAARAIRQWEAAEGAARVSIVAATAHVVGSAAGAWREAGMDGVLAKPFTLTDLARTLAAAVGAGEESGTILESGETGIDEADEPVPVTLLDPDTLAGLAEMAEGSGSAFVERVLGLFASHGPDGLAALRAAADADAAARAAHGLKSMSLNVGAAALAGHLREIEHAARVEGRVPDEATLAPLDGLLTDSIAALYGHFGLETPAPPMRDAA; this is encoded by the coding sequence GTGACGACCGGGCTGACGGGCGCGCCGGAGGCGCCGATCGCGGGAACCGAGCCGGGACAGAACCGGAGCTTGCGCGCCCGGGTGCTGCGCGTCGCGGAGGATCCGCTTCGCGTGCCGTCGACATGCGGGGACGCCGATCCCGGTGCGGGATCCGCGCAGCTCCCGTCGGGCGGTCGCTGGTTGCAGTCGCGGGGCGCGCGCCCGGCGAAGCGCGCCGGTGTCGCGGGTCCGGTGCCCAAGGCGGTCGAGCTCAAGGCGGTCGAGCCCATGTCCGTCGAGCCCGTGGCGCCTGAACCGGCGCCGGCCGAGTGCGCCCCCGCGGCCCCATCGCCTGCCCCGTCGCGCCCGGCTCGCAGCCTCGCCACCCGCCTCGGCCGGGTGGTGCTCGGGGCGGTGATCGTCGCCCTGGCGGCCGGCACGGCGCTCGGCGCCTGGTCGGAGGTCAACCGCTACGCCGCCGATACGCGCCGGGCGCTCACCGGCCTCGCCTCCGTCTTCGCCGCCGCCGCCGCGGGCGCCGCCGCGGCGGACGACACTGCCGGCGCTCACGCGGCGTTGCGGGCGATCGCTCGCCAGACCGGCATCGTCTATGCCGGTCTGACCCGCCCGGACGGCACGGCACTGGCCGAACAGGGGACGGGCCTGCGCCTCGCCGACGACCTCGATCTCGACGAGGAAGGTCTGACGCCCCTGGCCCTGATCCTCGCCCGCACGGTCAAGGTCAGCGTGCCGGTGGTGGAGAATGCCCGGATCGTCGGGCGGGTGACCCTGATCGCCGACACCGCCGATCTCGTCGGGCGACTGTTCGACGTGGTGCGCAACGCCCTGATGGGGGCGGCCCTCGCCCTGGCGGTCGGCTTCGCCGTGGCCTGGCGCCTCGGCCGCACCCTGACCCGGCCGCTCACCGCGCTCGCCCGCACCATGGACGCGGTGCGCGAGAACCACGATTACGCCCGCCGCGCCGTCCTGCCGCCCGGCGCCGAATCCGACGACGAGGTCGGGCGTCTGGCGACGAGCTTCAACGACCTCATCGATGCGGTGCGGGAGCGCGACCACCGCCTGGTCGAGCATCAGGGCCGGCTGGAGCAGGAGGTGAGCGACCGCACCCACGACCTCAGCGAGGCCAAGGAGGCGGCCGAGGCCGCCAACAGCGCCAAGTCGTCGTTCCTGGCGACGATGAGCCACGAGATCCGCACGCCGATGAACGGCATGCTGGTGATGGCGGAGCTGCTCGCCGCCGCCGAGCTGCCGGCGCGCCAGCGCCGCTACGCCGAGGTGATCGCCCGCTCGGGGCAGAGCCTGCTCGCCATCATCAACGACATCCTGGATTTCGCCAAGGTCGAGGCGGGCAAGCTCACCCTGGAGCGCATCACCCTCGACCCGGCCGAGGTCGCCGATACCGTCGTGACCCTGTTCGGCGAGCGCGCCCGAGCGAAGGGGCTCGACCTCGCGGCCGTCGTCGCGCCGGACGTGCCGCGGGCGATCGAAGGCGATCCGGTGCGGCTCGGCCAGATCCTCGGCAACTTCGTCAACAACGCCCTGAAGTTCACCGAAACCGGCCATGTCCTGGTGCGGTTCGAGACCCGGGCCGGCGGCGCGACCTTGCGCCTGAGCGTGTCCGACACCGGCATCGGCATCCCGGCCGAGACCCTGCCGACGATCTTCTCCGCCTTCTCGCAGGCGGACGGCTCGACGACACGGCGCTTCGGCGGCACCGGCCTCGGCCTGTCGATCGCCGAGCGCCTCGTCGACGCCATGGGCGGGCGGATCGGGGTCGAGAGCGAGGTCGGCCGGGGCTCGACCTTCTGGGCCGAGATCCCGCTCGATCGTCTCGCTCCGGCGGAACCCCTGATGCGGGTCGGCGGGATCGTCCCGGCGGTGGTCGTCGCGGTATCAGGGCCCGCGACGCATCTCGTCCTGACGGAAGGCCTGGCCGCCGCCGGCTTCGCGCCGGGGGAGACGGGGGAGGGCGCCCACCACCTCGTCGAGGCCGGCGAGCTCGCCCGGGCCGGGCGCCGCCCGGCCGGGGCCGGCCGGGTCCTCGCCATCGCGCCGATGGGCGAGCCGAGCGGCGCCGCCGTGCTGTCCTCCGGCCTCGCCGACGCCCTGCTGCGCTGGCCGCTGGCGCAAGGTGAGTGGCGCCCGGCGCTCGCGGCGCTGGCAACCGGCGGCACCTTCGCGGGCATCGGCGCCGAGGCCGGCCCGGTCGCGTCGCTGCCGCGCTTCCCGGCCGCGCGGGTGCTGGTGGCGGACGACAACCCCGTCAACCGGGAGGTCGCGGTCGAGGCCCTGGGCCGGCTCGGCGTGACCCGGGTCGTCACCGTGGAGGACGGTTTCGGGGCGCTCGAGGCGGCGCGCGAGGGCGGGTTCGACCTCATCCTGATGGACGGCTCCATGCCGGGCCTCGACGGCTTCGACGCCGCCCGGGCGATCCGGCAATGGGAGGCGGCGGAAGGCGCGGCCCGCGTCTCCATCGTGGCGGCGACCGCCCATGTCGTCGGCAGTGCGGCCGGAGCCTGGCGCGAGGCCGGCATGGACGGCGTGCTGGCCAAGCCCTTCACCCTGACCGATCTCGCCCGCACGCTGGCGGCGGCCGTGGGAGCAGGGGAAGAGTCGGGCACGATCCTGGAATCGGGCGAGACCGGGATCGACGAGGCGGACGAGCCGGTTCCGGTCACGCTCCTCGATCCCGACACCCTGGCCGGGCTCGCCGAGATGGCCGAGGGCTCCGGATCGGCCTTCGTCGAGCGGGTGCTCGGGCTGTTCGCGTCCCACGGGCCCGACGGCCTGGCGGCCCTGCGGGCGGCGGCCGACGCCGACGCCGCGGCCCGGGCGGCCCACGGGCTCAAGTCGATGAGCCTCAATGTCGGCGCCGCGGCGCTCGCCGGTCACCTGCGGGAGATCGAGCACGCGGCCCGCGTCGAGGGGCGGGTGCCGGACGAGGCGACGCTGGCGCCGCTCGACGGCCTGCTCACGGACAGCATCGCGGCGCTCTACGGGCATTTCGGGCTGGAGACCCCCGCGCCGCCGATGCGCGACGCGGCCTGA
- a CDS encoding HD-GYP domain-containing protein — MRAIVLDDAELNNLLMLEALRPIVGCRPQSFTRPADALTFAAAHVDEIGVVLTDYEMPEMDGLAVIRALRALPGFAHVPIVMVTSFDQRALRRSALEAGATDFVNKPCDPVEIRARVTNLLALRRAHKVEQAQAARLAQEVAAAVALVEAREREIVTVLMRAAEHRDTDTGDHVARVANYTLLIAEALGLSPEQCRLISLASTMHDVGKIAIPDAILLKPGPLTPEERREMERHAERGARILANSSSDVVRLAAEIAVSHHERWDGKGYPNGLSGTDIPLPGRIVAVADVFDALTSDRPYKRAWTLEATHAFLRQEAGAHFDPAVVAAFLSRWDAVADLVGQAASRAA, encoded by the coding sequence ATGCGTGCGATCGTCCTCGACGATGCCGAGCTCAACAACCTCTTGATGCTCGAGGCGCTGCGGCCGATCGTGGGTTGCCGACCGCAGAGCTTCACGCGGCCGGCGGACGCGCTCACCTTCGCGGCGGCCCATGTCGACGAGATCGGCGTCGTCCTGACCGATTACGAGATGCCGGAGATGGACGGCCTCGCGGTCATCCGGGCGTTACGGGCGCTGCCGGGCTTCGCGCATGTGCCGATCGTGATGGTGACGAGCTTCGACCAGCGGGCCCTGCGCCGCTCCGCCCTGGAGGCCGGCGCGACCGACTTCGTCAACAAGCCCTGCGACCCGGTCGAGATCCGGGCCCGCGTGACCAATCTCCTGGCCCTGCGCCGGGCCCACAAGGTCGAGCAGGCCCAGGCCGCCCGCCTCGCCCAGGAGGTCGCCGCCGCGGTGGCCCTGGTCGAGGCGCGCGAGCGCGAGATCGTCACGGTGCTGATGCGCGCGGCCGAGCACCGCGATACCGATACCGGCGACCACGTCGCCCGGGTGGCGAACTACACCCTGCTGATCGCCGAGGCCCTGGGCCTGTCGCCCGAGCAGTGCCGGCTGATCAGCCTCGCCTCGACGATGCACGATGTCGGCAAGATCGCGATCCCCGACGCGATCCTGCTCAAGCCCGGTCCCCTGACGCCCGAGGAGCGCCGGGAGATGGAGCGCCACGCCGAGCGCGGCGCCCGCATCCTGGCCAACAGCTCGTCCGACGTGGTGCGGCTGGCCGCCGAGATCGCCGTGAGCCACCACGAGCGCTGGGACGGCAAGGGCTACCCCAACGGCCTGTCCGGCACCGACATCCCGCTTCCGGGCCGCATCGTCGCGGTGGCGGACGTGTTCGACGCCCTGACCAGCGACCGGCCCTACAAGCGCGCCTGGACCCTGGAGGCCACCCACGCCTTCCTGAGGCAGGAGGCCGGGGCGCATTTCGACCCGGCCGTGGTGGCTGCCTTCCTGTCCCGCTGGGACGCCGTCGCGGACCTGGTCGGCCAGGCCGCGAGCCGTGCCGCCTGA
- a CDS encoding DUF6481 family protein, translating to MAGFKDQNFNDRRSTSADAKKALLEKFRAKPAADDPEVQARLAERQKIAEARAARAAEREAAKQAEAERRAAEEAEAKARAEREAAEAAEREAAMEAERKAARDARYAARKARRK from the coding sequence ATGGCCGGCTTCAAGGACCAGAACTTCAACGATCGGCGGAGTACGTCCGCGGACGCGAAGAAGGCCCTGCTGGAGAAGTTCCGGGCCAAGCCCGCCGCCGACGACCCGGAGGTCCAGGCCCGCCTGGCGGAGCGCCAGAAGATCGCCGAGGCCCGCGCCGCCCGCGCCGCGGAGCGCGAGGCCGCCAAGCAGGCCGAGGCCGAGCGGCGGGCCGCCGAGGAGGCCGAGGCCAAGGCCCGTGCCGAGCGGGAAGCCGCCGAGGCCGCCGAGCGGGAGGCCGCCATGGAGGCGGAGCGCAAGGCCGCCCGCGACGCGCGCTACGCCGCCCGCAAGGCGCGCCGCAAGTAG
- a CDS encoding MucR family transcriptional regulator, whose amino-acid sequence MSADELAPTSQLINLSADIVSAYVSKNSVPVGELANLITAVHASLERVAAPPAPEPEKPAPPVPIRKTVTPDHIISLEDGKPYKSLKRHLTTRGLTPDQYRQKWGLPPDYPMVAASYAAQRSELAKSLGLGQIRRDRAAAARLAAGQGDEGEPAPARRGRPRKGE is encoded by the coding sequence ATGAGCGCTGACGAGCTGGCACCGACATCGCAACTGATCAATCTGTCGGCCGACATCGTATCGGCCTACGTGTCGAAGAATTCGGTGCCGGTGGGGGAGCTGGCGAACCTGATCACTGCCGTACACGCCTCCCTCGAGCGCGTCGCCGCGCCCCCGGCGCCCGAGCCGGAGAAGCCCGCGCCGCCGGTGCCGATCCGCAAGACCGTCACGCCGGACCACATCATCTCGCTGGAAGACGGCAAGCCCTACAAGTCGCTCAAGCGGCACCTGACGACCCGTGGTCTGACCCCGGACCAGTACCGCCAGAAATGGGGCCTGCCGCCGGACTATCCGATGGTCGCGGCGAGCTATGCCGCCCAGCGCTCCGAGCTGGCCAAGAGCCTCGGCCTCGGCCAGATCCGGCGCGACCGCGCGGCGGCGGCCCGGCTCGCGGCCGGCCAGGGCGATGAGGGCGAGCCGGCGCCGGCCCGTCGGGGCCGTCCGCGCAAGGGCGAGTGA
- a CDS encoding DUF2147 domain-containing protein, with amino-acid sequence MKKVLTGALVALGLSSGAALAAPKDPSGTWLTEDGRARIRIEKCPSRTDRVCGYAVWLKTPNDDKGQPRVDFKNTDAKKRSRPSLGHQLIMGLKPNADNRYEGQIYNADDGKLYDVSIWTEEPGELNVRGCLMGFLCGSQTWTRVNDVAPGQLTAPTGAPNGPRPDPEWAAAPKAASPSAAPAAAKPATPAAAPKP; translated from the coding sequence ATGAAGAAGGTCCTGACCGGGGCGCTCGTGGCCCTCGGCCTGTCGTCGGGCGCAGCGCTCGCGGCACCGAAAGACCCGAGCGGGACTTGGTTGACCGAGGACGGCCGGGCCCGCATCCGGATCGAGAAGTGCCCGAGCCGCACCGACCGGGTCTGCGGCTATGCCGTCTGGCTCAAGACCCCCAACGACGACAAGGGCCAGCCGCGGGTCGATTTCAAGAACACCGACGCCAAGAAGCGCAGCCGCCCCTCGCTCGGCCACCAGCTCATCATGGGTCTGAAGCCGAATGCGGATAATCGTTACGAGGGACAGATCTACAACGCCGACGACGGCAAGCTCTACGACGTCTCGATCTGGACCGAGGAGCCGGGCGAGCTCAACGTGCGCGGCTGCCTGATGGGCTTCCTGTGCGGCTCCCAGACCTGGACCCGCGTGAACGACGTCGCGCCCGGCCAGCTCACCGCCCCGACCGGCGCCCCGAACGGCCCGCGGCCGGACCCCGAATGGGCCGCGGCGCCCAAGGCCGCCAGCCCCTCGGCTGCCCCCGCGGCGGCCAAGCCCGCGACGCCGGCCGCCGCCCCGAAGCCGTGA
- the ybaL gene encoding YbaL family putative K(+) efflux transporter, whose amino-acid sequence MPHASELIAIIALGLVFAFVGGMLAQRLKLPPLVGYLLAGLAVGPYTPGFVGNAELAGQLAEIGVILLMFGVGLHFSIGDLMAVRAIALPGAVVQIAVATLMGLALSVAWGWSLGAGLVFGLALSVASTVVLLRALEERSLLDSDKGRIAVGWLIVEDLAMVLALVLLPALAGPLGGESAGAAHGIAGDGNIWLTLGLTLAKVAAFAVLMLAGGRRVVPWILDQAARTGSRELFTLAVLALALGIAYGSAELFGVSFALGAFFAGMVLAESDLSHQAAADSLPLQDAFAVLFFVSVGMLFDPTILLREPLAVLATLAVILVGKSLAAIAIVLAFRHPLSTALTIAASLAQIGEFSFILASLGIGLKLLPPEGRDLILAGSLLSITLNPLIFAGMSRVSRFIEGRPALAARFERGAEQLAISSHARGREGHAVVVGYGRVGSAIGKALAAWELPYVVVERDRRRVEELRAAGIAAVFGDASAPGILTAADIGRARLLVVASPDAHQARRLIEIAREANPGIDTVVRTHSDTERRKLEEEKVGLVLMAEREVGFGMALYALRSLGLGEGEARLFIDTSRAESRSEPAAEAEPEIGAPELRPHREAPAES is encoded by the coding sequence GTGCCGCACGCCTCCGAGCTGATCGCCATCATCGCCCTCGGGCTCGTTTTCGCGTTCGTCGGCGGCATGCTCGCGCAGCGGCTGAAGCTCCCGCCCCTGGTCGGCTATCTCCTGGCCGGCCTCGCGGTCGGCCCCTACACGCCGGGCTTCGTCGGCAATGCGGAGCTGGCGGGGCAGCTTGCCGAGATCGGCGTGATCCTGTTGATGTTCGGGGTCGGCCTGCACTTCTCGATCGGCGATCTTATGGCGGTGCGCGCCATCGCGCTGCCCGGCGCCGTCGTGCAGATCGCTGTCGCCACCCTGATGGGGCTGGCCTTGAGCGTCGCCTGGGGCTGGAGCCTCGGGGCGGGCCTCGTCTTCGGCCTCGCCCTGTCGGTCGCCTCGACGGTGGTGCTGCTGCGGGCGCTGGAGGAGCGAAGCCTCCTCGATTCCGACAAGGGCCGCATCGCGGTCGGCTGGCTCATCGTCGAGGACCTGGCGATGGTGCTGGCCCTCGTCCTGCTGCCGGCATTGGCCGGGCCGCTGGGCGGCGAGAGCGCGGGGGCGGCGCACGGCATCGCGGGCGACGGCAACATCTGGCTCACCCTCGGCCTCACCCTCGCCAAGGTGGCGGCCTTCGCCGTGCTGATGCTGGCCGGCGGCCGCCGGGTGGTGCCCTGGATCCTCGACCAGGCCGCCCGCACCGGCTCGCGCGAGCTGTTCACCCTGGCGGTGCTCGCGCTGGCGCTCGGCATCGCCTACGGCTCGGCCGAGTTGTTCGGCGTCTCCTTCGCGCTCGGCGCCTTCTTCGCCGGCATGGTGCTGGCCGAATCGGACCTCAGCCACCAGGCCGCGGCGGATTCGCTGCCGCTGCAGGATGCCTTCGCGGTCCTGTTCTTCGTCTCGGTCGGCATGCTGTTCGACCCGACGATCCTGCTGCGCGAGCCGCTGGCCGTGCTCGCCACCCTGGCGGTGATCCTGGTCGGCAAGTCGCTGGCCGCCATCGCCATCGTGCTGGCCTTCCGCCATCCGCTCTCGACGGCGCTCACCATCGCGGCGAGCCTGGCGCAGATCGGCGAATTCTCGTTCATCCTGGCGAGCCTCGGCATCGGCCTGAAGCTGCTGCCGCCGGAAGGGCGCGACCTGATCCTGGCCGGCTCCCTCCTCTCCATCACCCTCAACCCGCTGATCTTCGCCGGCATGAGCCGCGTCAGCCGGTTCATCGAGGGGCGGCCGGCGCTGGCCGCCCGGTTCGAGCGCGGGGCTGAGCAGCTCGCGATCTCGTCCCACGCCAGGGGCCGCGAGGGCCACGCGGTGGTGGTCGGCTACGGCCGGGTCGGCAGCGCCATCGGCAAGGCGCTGGCCGCCTGGGAACTGCCCTACGTGGTGGTGGAGCGCGACCGGCGCCGGGTCGAGGAACTGCGTGCCGCCGGCATCGCGGCGGTGTTCGGCGATGCCAGCGCGCCGGGCATCCTCACTGCCGCAGATATCGGGCGGGCGCGGCTGCTGGTGGTGGCGAGCCCGGACGCGCATCAGGCCCGTCGCCTGATCGAGATCGCCCGCGAGGCCAATCCGGGGATCGACACGGTGGTGCGCACCCACAGCGACACCGAGCGGCGCAAGCTCGAGGAGGAAAAGGTGGGGCTGGTGCTGATGGCCGAGCGCGAGGTCGGCTTCGGCATGGCGCTCTATGCGCTGCGCAGCCTGGGCCTCGGCGAGGGCGAGGCCCGCCTGTTCATCGACACCAGCCGGGCCGAGAGCCGGAGCGAGCCGGCGGCGGAGGCCGAGCCCGAGATCGGTGCCCCGGAGCTGCGGCCGCATCGCGAGGCGCCGGCGGAGTCGTGA
- the thiS gene encoding sulfur carrier protein ThiS, translating to MKLFVNGESRDSDAATLDALWRQETAGLDLPGPQGFAIALNGAVVRQRDWAATALTEGDRVEIVRAMQGG from the coding sequence ATGAAGCTCTTCGTCAACGGCGAATCCCGCGACAGCGACGCCGCCACGCTCGACGCCCTCTGGCGCCAGGAGACCGCCGGGCTGGACCTGCCCGGCCCGCAGGGCTTCGCCATCGCGCTCAACGGCGCAGTGGTGCGCCAGCGCGACTGGGCGGCCACGGCGCTGACGGAGGGCGACCGCGTCGAGATCGTGCGCGCGATGCAGGGTGGTTAG
- the thiO gene encoding glycine oxidase ThiO — translation MHAQTIGRRSGPATDPESDRLPERAQGAIDVAVIGAGLIGLSIAWRLAKAGLAVAAIERAKAGDGASLAATGMLAAAAEHEPGGEALLPLCLASQRLWHPFRDELEAESGLTIDYRREGTFVIALGRDEVERLRFRHDLQRRDGLAVEWLSGPAIRAREPGLRPTVTAGLFCADDHQVDPARVMAALRRAFRAAGGRLVEETTVTALLREGGRVAGVETSAGTVRAGTVVLASGAWAGEGSLVPDLALPVRPLKGQSVALQMTPRSGSLSHVVWTEQVHMAPKGDGSLIVGATVEETGFDPHLTAGGLYALLEGARRALPGVEEMRVAGIWSGFRPTSDDDAPILGEALPGLVLAVGHHRNGYLLAPVTAEAVSTLILRGETLPVAAPFGLARFAPHHSLRSETP, via the coding sequence GTGCACGCGCAGACGATCGGACGGCGGAGCGGACCGGCCACAGATCCCGAGAGCGACCGGCTGCCGGAACGGGCCCAGGGTGCGATCGATGTCGCAGTGATTGGCGCCGGGCTGATCGGCCTGTCGATCGCGTGGCGCCTGGCCAAGGCGGGTCTCGCCGTCGCGGCGATCGAGCGGGCCAAGGCCGGGGACGGCGCCAGCCTCGCCGCCACCGGCATGCTGGCGGCGGCGGCCGAGCACGAGCCAGGGGGCGAGGCCCTGCTGCCGCTCTGCCTCGCGAGCCAGCGCCTCTGGCACCCTTTTCGCGATGAGCTGGAGGCCGAATCAGGTCTGACCATCGACTACCGCCGCGAGGGCACCTTCGTGATCGCGCTCGGCCGCGACGAGGTCGAGCGCCTGCGCTTCCGCCACGACTTGCAGCGCCGCGACGGCCTCGCCGTCGAGTGGCTGTCCGGCCCGGCCATCCGCGCCCGCGAGCCGGGCCTGCGCCCCACCGTCACCGCCGGCCTGTTCTGCGCCGACGACCATCAGGTCGATCCGGCCCGGGTGATGGCCGCCCTGCGCCGGGCCTTTCGCGCGGCCGGCGGGCGCCTCGTCGAGGAGACCACCGTCACCGCGCTCCTTCGGGAGGGCGGCCGGGTCGCCGGCGTCGAGACGAGCGCGGGCACCGTGCGGGCGGGTACCGTCGTCCTCGCCTCCGGCGCCTGGGCCGGGGAGGGGAGCCTGGTGCCGGACCTCGCCCTGCCGGTCCGCCCCCTCAAGGGCCAGTCGGTCGCGCTGCAGATGACCCCCCGCAGCGGGTCTCTCTCCCACGTGGTCTGGACCGAGCAGGTCCACATGGCGCCGAAGGGCGACGGCTCGCTCATCGTCGGCGCCACCGTGGAGGAGACCGGCTTCGACCCGCACCTCACCGCCGGCGGCCTCTACGCCCTGCTCGAAGGCGCCCGACGGGCCCTGCCGGGGGTGGAGGAGATGCGGGTGGCCGGGATCTGGAGCGGCTTTCGCCCGACCTCGGACGACGACGCCCCGATCCTAGGCGAGGCCTTGCCCGGCCTGGTGCTGGCGGTCGGCCACCACCGCAACGGTTACCTCCTGGCCCCGGTCACCGCCGAGGCCGTCTCCACCCTGATCCTGCGCGGCGAGACGCTGCCGGTGGCCGCTCCCTTCGGCCTCGCCCGGTTCGCGCCGCACCATTCCCTCCGCAGCGAGACCCCATGA
- a CDS encoding adenylate/guanylate cyclase domain-containing protein, which produces MHDPLRPHPAPTPTAAADGSEASDIPIGLFRDCVALRDWLLSEGARLPESGDLLAGMAERLNDLGVPVDRATTAIDALHSDYSGVGRFWTREDGVSFRLFPHGEVTEQALARSPFAHVYATGEWLILDLRETPDDRYSIIPELKAAGYTHYITVPLFFTNGTKNGVTFATRDPRGFGDDDLAILRFIIPTLSAVMEMRGLNARLDHVLRVYVGDGPHQAILAGFIRRGQVERIRSAILFADMRGYTHLTDALTPEASVELLNTYFDCLVPPIESEGGEVLKYMGDGLLAIFRESGDDLGGAAQGALSAAQAALRRVEEANRAGRFPTRIEVGIALHHGEAAYGNVGSGARLDFTVIGRDVNLASRLAKLNKVLSESLLMSKPFVDFLWGDPELLGTHPLDGIAEEMAIYRPGKGG; this is translated from the coding sequence ATGCACGACCCGCTTCGCCCTCATCCCGCTCCGACGCCCACGGCCGCGGCGGACGGATCGGAGGCGAGCGACATCCCGATCGGCCTGTTCCGCGACTGCGTCGCCCTGCGCGACTGGCTGCTCAGCGAGGGGGCAAGATTGCCGGAATCCGGCGATCTCCTCGCCGGCATGGCCGAGCGGCTGAACGATCTCGGCGTGCCGGTCGACCGGGCCACCACCGCCATCGATGCGCTGCACTCGGACTATTCCGGCGTCGGCCGGTTCTGGACCCGCGAGGACGGCGTCAGCTTCCGCCTGTTCCCGCATGGCGAGGTCACCGAGCAGGCGCTGGCCCGCAGCCCCTTCGCCCATGTCTACGCCACCGGCGAATGGCTGATTCTCGACCTGCGCGAGACGCCGGACGACCGCTACAGCATCATCCCGGAGCTGAAGGCGGCGGGCTACACCCACTACATCACCGTCCCCCTTTTCTTCACCAACGGCACCAAGAACGGCGTCACCTTCGCGACCCGCGATCCCCGCGGCTTCGGCGACGACGACCTGGCGATCCTGCGCTTCATCATCCCGACCCTGTCGGCGGTGATGGAGATGCGCGGCCTCAATGCCCGCCTCGATCACGTGCTGCGGGTCTATGTCGGCGACGGGCCGCATCAGGCGATCCTGGCCGGCTTCATCCGCCGCGGCCAGGTCGAGCGGATCCGCTCGGCGATCCTCTTCGCCGACATGCGCGGCTACACCCACCTCACCGACGCGCTGACGCCCGAGGCCTCGGTGGAGCTTCTCAACACCTATTTCGACTGCCTGGTGCCGCCGATCGAGAGCGAGGGCGGCGAGGTGCTGAAATACATGGGCGACGGTCTCCTGGCGATCTTTCGCGAGAGCGGCGACGATCTCGGCGGCGCCGCGCAAGGCGCACTCTCGGCCGCGCAGGCGGCTTTGCGCCGCGTCGAGGAGGCGAACCGCGCCGGGCGTTTTCCCACCCGCATCGAGGTCGGCATCGCGCTCCACCACGGCGAGGCGGCCTACGGCAATGTCGGGTCCGGCGCCCGGCTCGACTTCACGGTGATCGGGCGCGACGTGAACCTGGCGAGCCGGCTCGCCAAGCTCAACAAGGTCCTGTCCGAGTCGCTCCTGATGTCGAAGCCCTTCGTCGACTTCCTGTGGGGCGACCCCGAGCTGCTCGGCACCCATCCCCTCGACGGCATCGCCGAGGAGATGGCGATCTACCGGCCGGGCAAGGGCGGGTGA
- a CDS encoding DUF2798 domain-containing protein gives MTSSPSARRLPASSAPLVTAFLLSVLMTCVVSGISTLLSIGFTPGMLWHWPRAWGFSWLVAFPTLLLVLPLVRRAVARIVAPPQ, from the coding sequence ATGACCTCTTCCCCATCGGCACGACGGCTGCCGGCCTCGTCTGCACCGCTCGTCACCGCCTTCCTGCTCTCCGTGCTGATGACCTGCGTCGTCTCCGGCATCTCGACCCTGCTCAGCATCGGGTTCACGCCGGGCATGCTCTGGCACTGGCCCCGGGCCTGGGGCTTCTCGTGGCTCGTCGCCTTCCCGACCCTGCTGCTCGTGCTGCCGCTGGTCCGGCGCGCGGTGGCGCGGATCGTGGCGCCGCCGCAATAA